The genomic region CCGTTGAAGTTAAAAAGTCCGTACGTCGGCGTGAAGTTTACGAACTGATTGACCGTGTTGTTGCAAGTGATCGCTTGACCCGATGTGATCGCGGTTTGTTCCAAGCCGCCTTTTGCGGTAACGTTCAAACTTCCGTCGAGTTTTTGGCTGTAAGCGAGTTTGTAGTATTCTCTTCCAGCTCCGGGACAAAGTCCGTTGTTGTGAGAATAACCGAGCGCGGTCGTTCCCGCGTTGATCGTCACGAGATCCGTGGTTCCGTTAAAGCTCACAACGGATTTAAAACAGAACACGGTGCGGTTGTCCATCTCTTCGAGGATTACTCTTCCCGTATCCACGTCTTGTCCGAGCGCATCGGATCCGAGCGAACCTTTCCAAGAATACGTTTGAATCAAACCTTGGTTTGCGAATCCGGTCACAACGGGTTGCCTAACGTAACTTTCGATGATCGCGGTCGCTCCGGACCAACGAGTCGGATCGAGTCTGCTCAATTGATATAGAAGAACGGCGCCGTCGCCCGCAACGTCTCTCGGATCATCGTCGAAGAAAAATTGAAGAGCCGCTCCGTTATCGGATGTGGAACGAAGTTCGAAAAAGTTCGTATAAGAAGCCGCGGCGCTGAGCGTCGAAGGTTGATACGAAACGTTTCCCGAATTGAGTTTCAAACGTAGAGTATAAGATTGTCCGTTAAAAAGTTGATTGGAAAGAGTGATGTTCGCCGTGGTTCCGAGTGGAAACGCTTTGCGGATCGC from Leptospira kmetyi serovar Malaysia str. Bejo-Iso9 harbors:
- a CDS encoding LIC_12337 family protein, yielding MKKSWVLILVAVLVFLGAGLSFRSDRVSFFVREDSPKPFPVRLELIQPLHANADSWGFVRQSATWARGNSLFMDDLIFAIRKAFPLGTTANITLSNQLFNGQSYTLRLKLNSGNVSYQPSTLSAAASYTNFFELRSTSDNGAALQFFFDDDPRDVAGDGAVLLYQLSRLDPTRWSGATAIIESYVRQPVVTGFANQGLIQTYSWKGSLGSDALGQDVDTGRVILEEMDNRTVFCFKSVVSFNGTTDLVTINAGTTALGYSHNNGLCPGAGREYYKLAYSQKLDGSLNVTAKGGLEQTAITSGQAITCNNTVNQFVNFTPTYGLFNFNGFIAEGVAASAIPADFIQSTRVDSLYDRVGTVGKSSATTTPAGSSWDTLTKAYIDALTINFATVP